From Halotia branconii CENA392, the proteins below share one genomic window:
- the panB gene encoding 3-methyl-2-oxobutanoate hydroxymethyltransferase, producing MAVTTQQLLQWKQQGRSIVALTAWDYAIAQILDATGVDLILVGDSMAAVLGYETTLPITLEEMLLHAKAVRRGVKQALVVVDLPFLTYQESLQQAMHSAGRVLKETGAQAVKLEGGYPAMVETITRLVQAGIPVMGHVGLTPQSVHQLGLRQQGKTEEAAERILQEAIALEQAGVFAIVLEHIPANLAMQITQKLAIPTIGIGAGNYCDGQVLVTADVLGLTQKQPPFAKVYTNLRETISKAVQDYAAEVRERKFP from the coding sequence ATGGCAGTTACTACCCAGCAATTACTTCAATGGAAACAACAAGGGCGTTCAATCGTAGCATTGACAGCTTGGGATTATGCGATCGCCCAAATTCTCGACGCAACTGGTGTAGACTTAATTTTAGTTGGAGACTCGATGGCAGCAGTTCTGGGGTATGAAACAACACTGCCAATCACTTTAGAAGAAATGCTGCTTCATGCTAAAGCTGTGCGTCGTGGTGTGAAACAAGCTTTAGTCGTTGTGGATTTACCATTTTTAACTTATCAAGAAAGTCTGCAACAAGCGATGCATTCAGCTGGAAGGGTGCTAAAAGAAACGGGTGCTCAAGCAGTCAAGTTGGAAGGTGGCTATCCAGCGATGGTAGAAACTATAACGCGGTTGGTGCAAGCAGGAATCCCGGTCATGGGTCATGTAGGTTTGACACCTCAATCTGTGCATCAACTCGGTTTACGACAACAAGGTAAAACCGAAGAAGCCGCAGAAAGAATTTTACAAGAAGCGATCGCCCTTGAGCAAGCGGGTGTGTTTGCGATCGTCTTAGAGCATATACCCGCAAATTTGGCAATGCAAATTACCCAAAAACTTGCCATTCCGACAATTGGTATTGGAGCAGGAAATTATTGTGATGGGCAAGTATTAGTGACTGCTGATGTACTTGGTCTCACACAAAAGCAGCCACCTTTTGCTAAAGTTTATACAAATTTGCGAGAAACGATTAGCAAAGCCGTACAAGATTATGCCGCAGAAGTGCGAGAACGCAAGTTTCCATAA
- a CDS encoding SDR family NAD(P)-dependent oxidoreductase, whose translation MDFNGKTAIVTGAGRGLGLAYARALADFGANVVISDLGTDRVGAGIDDSVASNAARELQGQGKNVIAHCGNLSEESTCRELVELTISSFGSVDILIHNAGWVGYQAIEEIEVDFIQRAIDVNILATTWICKYAWNYLKQSSAPRIVLTTSDRAMYQQYAQSGLTAYAAGKMAQVGIMNALSMEGIEYKILVNAVSPVAKTRMWRETGTPDNLKPEWVTPGVIYLASDACQDTGFILRASNGQFTATRFEENSKVDYPIDLARVKASSAEEIAELWESIKEC comes from the coding sequence ATGGATTTCAACGGTAAGACAGCCATTGTCACTGGTGCAGGTAGAGGGTTGGGGCTGGCTTACGCTCGAGCCCTGGCAGACTTTGGCGCTAATGTTGTAATCAGCGATCTGGGTACGGATCGTGTGGGTGCAGGGATTGACGACTCAGTAGCATCTAATGCTGCGCGCGAGTTGCAGGGACAGGGGAAAAACGTAATCGCCCATTGCGGCAATCTGTCTGAAGAATCGACGTGTCGCGAGTTGGTAGAACTGACAATAAGTTCTTTTGGCAGCGTGGATATCCTCATCCATAATGCTGGGTGGGTAGGCTATCAAGCCATAGAGGAAATAGAGGTCGATTTTATACAACGTGCCATCGACGTTAATATCCTCGCGACAACCTGGATATGTAAGTACGCCTGGAACTATCTAAAACAATCATCCGCACCACGAATAGTTTTAACCACCTCTGATCGTGCTATGTATCAGCAATATGCTCAATCTGGATTGACGGCCTACGCTGCTGGTAAGATGGCCCAAGTTGGCATCATGAATGCACTAAGCATGGAAGGCATAGAATACAAGATTCTTGTCAATGCGGTATCCCCTGTAGCCAAAACTCGAATGTGGAGGGAAACGGGAACTCCAGACAATCTCAAGCCCGAATGGGTCACTCCTGGGGTTATTTACCTAGCCAGTGACGCTTGCCAAGATACCGGATTTATTCTGCGTGCGAGCAACGGACAGTTTACCGCAACGCGTTTTGAGGAGAACTCAAAAGTCGACTACCCGATAGATCTGGCGCGGGTCAAAGCTAGTAGCGCAGAAGAAATTGCCGAATTGTGGGAATCCATCAAGGAATGTTGA
- a CDS encoding HAD family hydrolase, with amino-acid sequence MAFEGVILDIDGTLVLSNDAHAQSWVEAFANYGYEIPFEQVRPLMGMGGDHVIPKLVPELNNKEGTGKAIASHRKELILNKFVSQLKGAPGSRDLVLKMQESGLHLVVASSASYEELDILLKIAQVDDLLQELTSSDDAQASKPASDIIEAALKKAQMPPEKLVMLGDTPYDIESAGKVGVSVIAMRCGGFSDEQLSGALAIYDDPSDLLRNYDSSVLASK; translated from the coding sequence ATGGCATTCGAGGGAGTGATTTTAGATATTGATGGAACGTTAGTTTTGAGTAATGATGCTCATGCTCAATCTTGGGTTGAAGCTTTTGCCAACTATGGCTATGAAATACCATTTGAGCAAGTTAGACCATTGATGGGTATGGGTGGAGATCATGTCATTCCCAAATTAGTGCCTGAACTTAATAATAAAGAAGGAACCGGAAAAGCGATCGCATCTCACCGTAAAGAACTCATTCTTAACAAGTTTGTTTCCCAGCTGAAGGGCGCTCCTGGTAGCAGAGATTTGGTGTTAAAAATGCAAGAATCTGGATTGCATTTAGTAGTTGCGAGTTCTGCTAGTTATGAAGAACTTGATATTTTGCTCAAAATTGCTCAGGTAGATGATTTACTTCAAGAACTAACATCATCTGATGATGCCCAAGCATCTAAACCTGCTTCAGATATCATAGAAGCTGCTTTGAAAAAGGCACAAATGCCACCAGAGAAACTAGTGATGTTAGGAGATACACCTTACGATATTGAGTCTGCTGGCAAAGTGGGGGTAAGTGTAATTGCGATGCGTTGTGGTGGCTTTAGTGACGAGCAATTATCGGGAGCGCTGGCAATTTACGATGATCCAAGTGATTTGCTACGCAATTATGACTCTTCTGTTCTGGCTTCTAAATAA
- a CDS encoding alkene reductase, whose amino-acid sequence MSTQALSPALLSSLQIGDLKLKNRVVMAPMTRSRAGEARMPNAMMAEYYTQRANAGLIITEATVISLQANGWLNTPGIYNQEQTQAWKQVVDAVHAKGTPIFLQLWHCGRASHSSFQENGQLPVAPSAIKLNGDSIHTPIGKQPYETPRALETNEIPLIVEDYRRAAEQAKIAGFDGVEIHAANGYLIDEFLQSKTNHRNDQWGGNIENRYRFLKEIVEAILTVLPSHQVGVRLSPNGVYNDMGSQDYRETFLYVAEKLNSYNLAYLHLIDGLAFGFHELGEPMTLADFRGVFTGTIMSNCGYTQEQAEDVISKGLADLVAFGRPFISNPDLVERFAHNWPLNSPAEMKDWYSFESEGYIDFPTYQQSQAVS is encoded by the coding sequence ATGAGTACTCAAGCATTATCGCCAGCTTTGCTGAGTTCCTTGCAAATAGGGGATTTAAAACTGAAAAATCGGGTAGTGATGGCTCCGATGACGCGATCGCGCGCGGGTGAAGCACGTATGCCTAATGCTATGATGGCTGAGTATTATACTCAAAGGGCTAATGCTGGGTTAATCATTACAGAAGCTACAGTAATTTCCCTGCAAGCTAATGGCTGGCTAAATACCCCTGGAATTTATAACCAAGAACAAACTCAAGCCTGGAAACAAGTTGTAGATGCTGTTCACGCCAAAGGAACACCAATTTTTCTGCAACTGTGGCACTGTGGACGAGCATCTCACAGTAGTTTTCAAGAAAATGGTCAATTGCCAGTTGCACCGTCTGCGATCAAACTGAATGGAGACTCTATTCACACACCTATTGGTAAACAACCTTACGAAACTCCCCGAGCTTTAGAAACAAATGAAATTCCCCTGATTGTGGAAGATTATCGCCGGGCGGCTGAACAAGCAAAAATTGCTGGTTTTGATGGTGTAGAAATTCATGCTGCTAATGGTTATTTAATTGACGAATTTCTGCAATCTAAAACAAACCACCGCAATGATCAGTGGGGAGGAAATATTGAAAATCGTTACCGTTTTCTTAAAGAAATCGTAGAAGCAATACTAACAGTTTTGCCATCTCATCAAGTTGGAGTTCGCTTGTCTCCTAACGGTGTTTACAATGACATGGGGTCACAAGATTATCGTGAAACTTTTCTCTATGTTGCTGAGAAGTTAAATTCTTATAATCTGGCTTATCTTCATTTGATAGATGGGCTAGCTTTTGGGTTTCACGAGTTAGGAGAACCCATGACACTAGCAGATTTTCGGGGAGTATTCACTGGGACAATTATGAGCAATTGTGGATACACTCAAGAGCAAGCAGAAGATGTTATTAGCAAAGGTTTGGCTGATTTAGTTGCTTTCGGTAGACCTTTTATTAGTAATCCCGATTTAGTTGAGCGTTTTGCTCATAATTGGCCGCTTAACTCTCCAGCCGAAATGAAAGACTGGTATTCTTTTGAGTCAGAAGGCTATATCGATTTTCCCACCTATCAACAATCTCAAGCTGTTTCTTAA
- a CDS encoding DUF433 domain-containing protein, with protein sequence MKGTSMKVVELVTSIHAYGWSPEELHFQYPHLSMSQIYSALAYYWEHKEEIDTDMQRRFEYAEKLRLEAGESPLAQRLRAEST encoded by the coding sequence ATCAAAGGAACTTCCATGAAAGTTGTAGAATTAGTTACTTCTATCCACGCTTATGGTTGGAGTCCAGAAGAATTACATTTTCAGTATCCACATCTGAGTATGAGTCAAATTTATTCAGCTTTAGCTTATTATTGGGAACATAAAGAAGAGATTGATACTGATATGCAGCGACGCTTTGAATATGCAGAAAAATTACGTTTAGAAGCTGGAGAATCCCCATTAGCGCAAAGACTCCGTGCAGAAAGTACGTGA
- a CDS encoding tetratricopeptide repeat protein: MAEKPNPSNANNIEMNVTASGDSKVTSVGQINAAEVKIIVERIEPILDLLQQIPKVESPGVLKAGNPGKSLAYWQGRTAEVTQIQQWLTDENIFLIGIEGIGGTGKSMLATKIYDEIEGFPKRFWADVSYGAGFSDLARQVLTEFGFPVPEQEAQLVEALVRCLRSDQFLLIIDNLESLLQPDRQWGSLFYGDFFQAWVESGNNSKVLVTTRERPELKGFEWLSLKGLQVDEGVALLTVLGIRGDLTQFVELVDGHPLLLRLVADLLKEEYPQDPNLSRLADLGLGNLRQLLTDSQVVGIHRRENVGMVLVLDASFNRLNELQKALLLNISVYRGAVDSAAAVAVLPGNAEPEIEGELRNLVKRSLLVEKLNGKRQFEFQPVVLEYVRYQAGDQIEAHQRAIYYYLLNVKQKPWQTKEDIKEYLEIFYHWYQLQDYDSAFDSIWICDDFLTLRGYYIDQVELYGQLVSKWAEIGDRENWNYRAVLTSLGIAYDSLGEYQRAIDFHQQSLEISREIGDRNGIGKSLNNLGNAYDSLGEYQRAIDFHQQSLEISREIGDRNGIGKSLNNLGNAYYSVGEYQRAIDFHQQSLEILREIGDRNGIGNSLGNLGNAYDSLGEYQRAIEFLQQSLEILREIGDRNGIGNSLIGLGNAYLYQGEYQRGIEFYQQSLEILREIGDRNGIGNSLIGLGNAYLYQGEYQRGIEFYQQSLAISGEIGDRYTESLSLLNLGLAYLYQGESQQAIEFYQQSLEISREIGNRNSEGKSLGNLGLAYLYQGQYQQAIEFHQQSLAISGEIGDRNSEAKAWFNLGLILENVNRESDALGAYRNACELFQAMGLDVNVQDCNDAIERLSQPKAPVVSHRRFWAWLRRLWRWLRSWLRR, translated from the coding sequence ATGGCGGAAAAACCCAACCCCAGTAATGCGAACAACATTGAAATGAATGTCACTGCTTCCGGTGATAGCAAGGTGACTTCAGTAGGACAGATAAATGCTGCCGAAGTCAAGATTATTGTTGAGCGTATAGAACCAATACTAGATCTATTACAACAAATCCCTAAAGTAGAATCGCCAGGGGTTCTCAAAGCCGGGAATCCCGGTAAAAGTTTAGCTTACTGGCAAGGAAGAACAGCAGAAGTTACCCAAATACAGCAATGGTTAACCGATGAAAATATCTTCTTAATTGGCATAGAAGGCATCGGTGGCACAGGTAAATCGATGCTGGCTACAAAAATTTATGATGAAATTGAGGGTTTCCCCAAGCGATTTTGGGCTGATGTCAGTTATGGGGCAGGTTTTAGCGATTTAGCTAGGCAAGTATTAACAGAGTTCGGCTTTCCGGTTCCAGAACAAGAAGCGCAATTAGTAGAAGCGCTGGTTAGGTGTTTGCGTTCTGATCAATTTTTACTGATTATTGATAACCTAGAGAGCTTATTACAACCTGATAGACAGTGGGGAAGTCTATTTTACGGCGACTTTTTCCAAGCTTGGGTGGAATCTGGCAATAATAGTAAGGTGCTAGTCACTACCAGGGAAAGACCAGAATTAAAAGGCTTTGAGTGGCTATCCCTGAAAGGTTTGCAAGTAGATGAAGGGGTAGCACTGTTAACAGTATTAGGCATTCGCGGAGATTTAACGCAGTTTGTGGAATTAGTAGATGGGCATCCCCTACTGTTGAGATTGGTAGCAGACTTATTAAAAGAAGAATATCCCCAAGACCCGAATTTAAGCAGATTAGCAGATTTAGGCTTAGGGAATTTGCGGCAGTTGTTAACAGATTCTCAAGTGGTAGGTATCCATCGCCGAGAAAATGTGGGGATGGTTTTGGTATTGGATGCCAGTTTTAATCGGTTGAATGAGTTACAAAAGGCGTTATTGCTGAATATTAGTGTTTATCGTGGTGCAGTTGATAGTGCGGCAGCCGTAGCGGTGTTACCGGGAAATGCAGAACCAGAAATTGAGGGAGAATTGAGAAATCTAGTTAAGCGTTCTTTGTTGGTAGAAAAGCTCAATGGTAAGCGGCAATTTGAGTTTCAACCCGTGGTTTTGGAGTATGTGCGGTATCAGGCTGGAGATCAGATTGAGGCGCATCAACGAGCGATTTATTACTATCTTTTGAATGTTAAGCAAAAACCTTGGCAGACTAAAGAAGATATCAAAGAATATTTAGAAATTTTCTATCACTGGTATCAGTTGCAAGATTATGACTCTGCCTTTGATAGTATTTGGATTTGCGATGATTTTTTGACCTTGCGGGGTTATTACATCGACCAAGTGGAATTATATGGGCAGTTGGTCAGTAAATGGGCAGAAATTGGCGATAGAGAAAATTGGAATTATCGGGCTGTTCTCACATCATTAGGTATTGCTTACGACTCCCTGGGAGAGTACCAACGAGCGATTGACTTCCACCAGCAGTCTTTGGAAATATCTAGGGAAATAGGTGATCGCAATGGCATTGGTAAATCCTTAAATAATTTAGGCAATGCTTACGACTCCCTGGGAGAGTACCAACGAGCGATTGACTTCCACCAGCAGTCTTTGGAAATATCTAGGGAAATAGGTGATCGCAATGGCATTGGTAAATCCTTAAATAATTTAGGCAATGCTTACTACTCCGTGGGAGAGTACCAACGGGCGATTGACTTCCACCAGCAGTCTTTGGAAATATTAAGGGAGATAGGCGATCGCAATGGCATTGGTAATTCCTTGGGTAATTTAGGCAATGCTTACGATTCCCTGGGAGAGTACCAACGGGCGATTGAGTTCTTACAGCAGTCTTTGGAAATATTAAGGGAGATAGGCGATCGCAATGGCATTGGTAATTCCTTAATCGGTTTAGGCAATGCTTACTTATACCAGGGAGAGTACCAACGGGGGATTGAGTTCTACCAGCAGTCTTTGGAAATATTAAGGGAGATAGGCGATCGCAATGGCATTGGTAATTCCTTAATCGGTTTAGGCAATGCTTACTTATACCAGGGAGAGTACCAACGGGGGATTGAGTTCTACCAGCAGTCTTTGGCAATATCTGGGGAGATAGGCGATCGCTATACAGAAAGTTTATCCTTGCTAAATTTGGGTCTTGCTTACTTATACCAGGGAGAATCTCAACAAGCGATTGAGTTCTACCAGCAGTCTTTGGAGATATCTAGGGAGATAGGCAATCGCAATTCTGAAGGCAAATCCTTAGGTAATTTGGGTCTTGCTTACTTATACCAGGGACAGTACCAACAAGCGATTGAGTTCCACCAGCAGTCTTTGGCAATATCTGGGGAGATAGGCGATCGTAATTCTGAAGCTAAAGCCTGGTTTAATTTAGGTTTAATATTAGAAAACGTCAACCGAGAATCAGATGCGCTTGGTGCTTATCGCAATGCCTGTGAACTGTTTCAGGCGATGGGACTTGATGTCAATGTGCAAGATTGCAACGATGCCATTGAGCGTCTTTCGCAACCTAAAGCGCCTGTAGTTTCTCACCGTAGGTTCTGGGCGTGGTTGCGTCGATTGTGGCGTTGGCTTCGCTCTTGGTTGCGGCGGTAA
- the vap15 gene encoding type II toxin-antitoxin system VapB15 family antitoxin codes for MLQNIYQLSLTFEQILTLVKQLSDSEKFLLSKELEKETLNKKLTQLLEIFQTDELSFEEITEEVEIARYQIYARKQINQDNY; via the coding sequence ATGCTACAAAATATCTATCAACTCTCCTTGACATTTGAGCAAATTCTTACTTTAGTCAAACAACTGTCTGATTCAGAAAAGTTTTTACTAAGCAAAGAACTAGAAAAAGAAACATTGAATAAAAAGTTAACTCAGTTACTAGAAATATTTCAAACTGATGAATTATCCTTTGAGGAAATTACAGAGGAAGTAGAAATCGCCCGTTATCAAATTTATGCCAGAAAACAAATTAATCAAGATAATTATTGA
- a CDS encoding histidine kinase: MPNNIKEQIQTDLQQVKETGQLRTERIREIVKAAVSQVASEFKAGSTEIRTLVKDAVSAVIENLQDKGTEFQEDVTASIEGALEGVNNKRHMAIVETQAEVKRLQAQLDSEEEQLQQEVDGILVEIEETGKEKTADTKTVIESAVNNVKNSEEVALLKKRYAQLQAQLAIVRANLAARYGGRSEEVKDYLDEAKNWYEQARPQAEAVAIQVEQKRSQLENKLSEAGTTIAKKERQVKQTLRELLLATADLFKEKEPAEQQKDHVHK, translated from the coding sequence ATGCCTAATAATATCAAAGAACAAATTCAAACAGACTTACAACAAGTTAAAGAAACTGGACAGTTAAGAACTGAACGGATTCGTGAAATTGTGAAAGCCGCAGTTTCTCAGGTAGCTTCTGAGTTTAAAGCAGGCTCTACTGAAATTCGTACCCTTGTGAAAGATGCTGTTTCTGCTGTCATTGAAAATCTACAAGATAAAGGTACAGAATTTCAAGAAGATGTCACAGCATCAATTGAAGGTGCGTTGGAAGGAGTTAATAATAAAAGACACATGGCTATTGTTGAGACTCAAGCAGAAGTTAAAAGACTACAAGCTCAACTTGATAGCGAAGAAGAACAACTCCAGCAAGAAGTTGATGGAATTTTAGTAGAAATTGAAGAAACGGGCAAAGAAAAAACTGCGGATACTAAAACTGTAATTGAATCTGCTGTAAATAATGTCAAAAATAGTGAAGAAGTAGCCTTATTAAAGAAGCGTTATGCTCAATTACAAGCACAACTAGCTATTGTTCGAGCTAATTTGGCTGCGCGTTACGGCGGACGTTCGGAGGAAGTTAAAGATTATCTTGATGAGGCGAAAAACTGGTACGAGCAAGCTCGTCCGCAAGCCGAAGCCGTAGCTATACAAGTAGAACAAAAGCGATCGCAGTTAGAAAATAAACTAAGTGAAGCAGGGACAACAATAGCTAAAAAAGAGCGTCAAGTCAAACAAACTCTGAGAGAGTTACTGCTAGCAACAGCAGATTTATTTAAAGAAAAAGAACCTGCCGAGCAACAAAAAGATCATGTTCACAAATAA
- a CDS encoding YqaE/Pmp3 family membrane protein: protein MKLVRFLLGLLVPPLGVFLTVGIGPTFVINVLLTLLGWLPGSIHAIWVIAKHEEKMSREERIY from the coding sequence ATGAAATTAGTTCGTTTTCTTCTAGGTTTGCTAGTGCCTCCTTTAGGCGTTTTTCTGACAGTTGGAATTGGCCCAACGTTTGTGATTAATGTTTTACTCACACTTTTAGGCTGGCTTCCCGGTAGTATCCATGCAATCTGGGTTATTGCCAAGCATGAAGAAAAAATGAGTAGAGAAGAACGTATCTATTAA
- a CDS encoding phage holin family protein has protein sequence MLGTFLTAIATALSLLIVDLVVPGVNIANFPAAIVAALVIGLINGSVKPVLSTLSLPLNFLTLGTFSLVINGLCFWLAALLVPGFAVRGIIAFLLGPVILSFASTFINNYFAEKNPALTGSQDVNTKGELPSR, from the coding sequence ATGTTGGGAACATTTCTAACAGCTATTGCTACGGCACTGAGTTTATTAATTGTTGATCTAGTAGTACCAGGCGTTAATATTGCGAATTTTCCAGCGGCTATAGTTGCTGCTTTAGTGATTGGCTTGATTAACGGTTCAGTTAAGCCAGTTCTTTCCACTCTTTCTTTACCACTCAACTTTCTCACATTAGGAACATTTTCGCTGGTAATTAACGGGTTGTGTTTTTGGTTAGCAGCATTATTAGTTCCTGGTTTCGCAGTTCGAGGAATTATTGCTTTTCTTCTTGGACCTGTGATTCTATCTTTTGCTAGCACCTTCATTAATAATTACTTTGCTGAAAAAAATCCTGCTTTAACTGGTAGTCAAGATGTAAACACCAAAGGTGAACTACCATCAAGATAA
- a CDS encoding NF041680 family putative transposase — protein MILTQLEKFRQGIYDSLGKAKDAVFELMDAVLTSPSIPSFVSLSQSPVFRRQWSSIYAALHDSRPPKMLLMKLLVQEVETDEQPFLAGDHSFWARPEAKTLKERTFHGDRGGSIGIGQSYSTLAWIPEADGSWALPLKHERITTFETPTSKAAFQLKLVTRELGTRPLAAYDRGYGNAKFVQATEEINADLLLRLASNRCVWGTPGTYKGRGAPCKHGHKFKLNDPQTWPEATETLEVEDPKVGRVKVMRWSGFHFLQSPNRAMEIIRVEVLQPVGRNRKFQPLWLAWLGQTMPPLENLWQKYLCRFALEHWYRFAKQRLYWTQPQLSSTRAAERWSDLMPLLTWQLWFARVACIDSPLPWQSTQDKLSPGRVAQAFPLILATIGTPAQPPKTQGLSPGRAQGHQPPQRPRYLTVKKHASKKPKTEESLKNANLTAA, from the coding sequence ATGATCCTGACACAACTAGAAAAATTCCGCCAAGGTATCTACGATAGTTTGGGGAAGGCCAAAGATGCAGTATTTGAATTGATGGATGCAGTATTGACAAGTCCGAGTATCCCATCATTTGTAAGCTTGTCACAAAGCCCAGTATTTCGACGGCAATGGTCGAGCATTTATGCAGCACTACATGATAGTCGTCCACCGAAAATGTTGCTGATGAAGCTACTGGTACAGGAGGTAGAGACGGATGAACAGCCATTTCTAGCAGGAGATCATAGCTTTTGGGCAAGACCAGAAGCGAAGACACTAAAAGAAAGAACTTTTCATGGGGATAGAGGGGGGAGCATAGGCATCGGACAAAGTTACAGTACGTTAGCGTGGATACCAGAGGCGGATGGGAGTTGGGCATTACCGTTGAAACATGAACGGATAACCACCTTTGAAACGCCAACGAGTAAAGCCGCATTCCAACTAAAACTTGTCACCCGTGAGTTAGGCACTAGACCACTTGCAGCTTATGACCGAGGCTACGGCAACGCCAAATTTGTCCAAGCCACGGAGGAGATTAACGCAGACCTATTGTTGCGTTTAGCATCTAACCGATGTGTATGGGGTACACCCGGTACTTATAAAGGACGAGGCGCACCATGTAAACATGGTCACAAGTTTAAGCTCAATGACCCCCAAACTTGGCCAGAGGCAACTGAAACTCTGGAAGTTGAAGACCCGAAAGTTGGTCGAGTGAAAGTAATGCGTTGGAGTGGATTTCATTTCCTTCAGTCCCCAAACCGGGCAATGGAAATCATTCGCGTCGAGGTACTCCAACCAGTAGGACGTAATCGGAAGTTTCAACCTTTATGGCTAGCTTGGTTGGGTCAGACAATGCCTCCATTAGAGAATCTCTGGCAAAAATACCTATGCCGCTTTGCTTTAGAGCATTGGTATCGATTTGCCAAGCAGAGGTTATATTGGACACAGCCTCAATTGAGTTCTACTCGGGCCGCAGAGCGATGGAGTGACTTGATGCCCCTGCTAACTTGGCAACTCTGGTTCGCAAGAGTTGCCTGTATTGATTCCCCCTTGCCCTGGCAATCGACTCAGGATAAACTGTCTCCAGGACGTGTAGCACAAGCCTTTCCTCTAATTTTAGCCACTATTGGCACTCCTGCTCAACCCCCGAAAACTCAAGGGTTATCACCTGGGCGTGCCCAAGGGCATCAGCCACCTCAACGTCCCCGTTATCTCACTGTCAAAAAACACGCATCTAAAAAACCTAAAACCGAAGAATCACTTAAGAACGCTAATCTAACTGCTGCTTAG
- a CDS encoding DUF72 domain-containing protein, producing MNFFIGCAVWAYKGWVGELYPQGTRATEFLCLYSRRFTTVEGNTTFYAVPNQETITRWASETPPEFKFCLKLSRDITHKGLLQPHIPAALKFLEVMCPLGEHLGPIFAQLPPSYTPVLLEDLTAFLEAWPRQEVPLALEVRHRDWFSEPHISNLTALLENLGVGRVILDSRPIYIGNDDPQLKSERRKPKVPVQFSITAPFSLIRFISHPDLPVNQPFMEEWVTQIQQWLQTGTQIYLFIHCPLEERSPSTARYFQHLLEQSGLVVPPLPWNNLDNLPNQLSLW from the coding sequence GTGAACTTTTTTATCGGATGTGCAGTTTGGGCATATAAAGGTTGGGTAGGTGAACTTTATCCCCAAGGGACTCGTGCTACCGAATTTCTCTGTCTCTACAGCCGCCGCTTCACTACAGTTGAAGGTAATACCACTTTTTACGCAGTACCTAACCAAGAAACTATCACTCGTTGGGCATCTGAAACACCACCAGAGTTTAAATTTTGCCTAAAATTGTCACGGGATATCACCCATAAGGGATTATTACAGCCTCATATTCCTGCTGCTTTAAAATTTTTAGAAGTGATGTGCCCTTTGGGTGAACATCTAGGCCCCATATTTGCTCAATTACCGCCTAGTTATACCCCTGTATTACTGGAAGATTTGACTGCCTTTTTGGAAGCTTGGCCACGTCAAGAAGTACCACTAGCACTAGAAGTTAGGCATCGTGATTGGTTTAGTGAACCTCATATTAGTAATTTGACAGCACTCTTAGAAAACTTAGGTGTGGGACGGGTAATATTAGACTCGCGTCCGATTTATATTGGAAATGATGACCCCCAGTTAAAATCGGAACGTCGCAAACCGAAAGTACCAGTACAATTTAGTATCACAGCACCTTTCAGCTTGATTCGGTTTATTTCTCATCCAGATTTACCTGTGAATCAGCCTTTTATGGAAGAGTGGGTAACACAGATTCAACAGTGGTTACAGACAGGAACGCAAATCTATTTATTTATTCATTGTCCTTTAGAAGAGCGATCGCCTAGCACAGCGCGTTACTTTCAACACTTGTTAGAACAGAGTGGTCTAGTAGTTCCGCCTCTACCTTGGAATAACCTTGACAATCTCCCCAATCAGCTTAGTTTATGGTAA